One Lemur catta isolate mLemCat1 chromosome 15, mLemCat1.pri, whole genome shotgun sequence genomic window carries:
- the TUBG1 gene encoding tubulin gamma-1 chain isoform X1, protein MPREIITLQLGQCGNQIGFEFWKQLCAEHGISPEGIVEEFATEGTDRKDVFFYQADDEHYIPRAVLLDLEPRVIHSILNSPYAKLYNPENIYLSEHGGGAGNNWASGFSQGEKIHEDIFDIIDREADGSDSLEGFVLCHSIAGGTGSGLGSYLLERLNDRYPKKLVQTYSVFPNQDEMSDVVVQPYNSLLTLKRLTQNADCVVVLDNTALNRIATDRLHIQNPSFSQINQLVSTIMSASTTTLRYPGYMNNDLIGLIASLIPTPRLHFLMTGYTPLTTDQSVASVRKTTVLDVMRRLLQPKNVMVSTGRDRQTNHCYIAILNIIQGEVDPTQVHKSLQRIRERKLANFIPWGPASIQVALSRKSPYLPSAHRVSGLMMANHTSISSLFERTCRQYDKLRKREAFLEQFRKEDMFKDNFDEMDTSREIVQQLIDEYHAATRPDYISWGTQEQ, encoded by the exons ATGCCGAGAGAAATCATCACCCTACAGTTGGGCCAGTGCGGCAATCAGA TTGGGTTCGAGTTCTGGAAACAACTGTGCGCCGAGCATGGTATCAGCCCCGAGGGCATCGTGGAGGAGTTCGCCACCGAGGGCACTGACCGCAAGGACGTCTTTTTCTACCAG GCAGACGATGAGCACTACATCCCCCGGGCTGTGCTGCTGGACCTGGAGCCCCGGGTGATCCACTCCATCCTCAACTCCCCCTATGCCAAGCTCTACAATCCAGAGAACATCTACCTGTCAGAGCACGGAGGAGGAGCTGGCAACAACTGGGCCAGCGGCTTCTCCCAG GGAGAGAAGATCCATGAGGACATTTTTGACATCATAGACCGGGAGGCAGATGGTAGTGACAGTCTAGAG GGCTTCGTGCTGTGTCACTCAATTGCTGGGGGGACAGGCTCTGGCCTGGGATCCTACCTCTTGGAACGGCTGAATGACAG GTACCCCAAGAAGCTGGTGCAGACGTATTCAGTGTTTCCCAACCAGGACGAGATGAGCGACGTGGTGGTCCAGCCCTACAACTCTCTCCTCACACTCAAGAGGCTGACCCAGAATGCAGACTGTGTG GTGGTGCTGGACAACACGGCCCTGAACCGGATCGCCACAGACCGCCTACACATCCAGAACCCGTCCTTCTCCCAGATCAACCAGCTG GTGTCCACCATCATGTCGGCCAGCACCACCACCCTGCGCTACCCCGGCTACATGAACAATGACCTCATCGGCCTCATCGCCTCGCTCATCCCCACCCCACGGCTCCACTTCCTCATGACCGGCTACACCCCCCTCACCACAGACCAGTCA GTGGCCAGCGTGAGGAAGACCACGGTCCTGGATGTGATGAGGCGGCTGCTGCAGCCCAAGAATGTGATGGTGTCCACAGGCCGGGACCGCCAGACCAACCACTGCTACATCGCCATCCTCAACATCATCCAGGGAGAGGTGGACCCCACCCAG GTCCACAAGAGCCTGCAGAGGATCCGGGAACGGAAGTTGGCCAACTTCATCCCCTGGGGCCCAGCCAGCATCCAGGTGGCCCTGTCGAGGAAGTCTCCCTACCTGCCCTCAGCCCACCGGGTCAGTGGGCTCATGATGGCCAACCACACTAGCATCTCCTCG CTCTTTGAGAGGACCTGTCGCCAGTATGACAAGTTGCGGAAGCGGGAGGCCTTCCTGGAGCAGTTCCGCAAGGAAGACATGTTCAAGGACAACTTTGACGAGATGGACACTTCCAGAGAGATTGTGCAGCAGCTCATCGATGAGTACCATGCAGCAACACGGCCGGACTACATCTCCTGGGGCACCCAGGAGCAGTGA
- the TUBG1 gene encoding tubulin gamma-1 chain isoform X2: MPREIITLQLGQCGNQIGFEFWKQLCAEHGISPEGIVEEFATEGTDRKDVFFYQADDEHYIPRAVLLDLEPRVIHSILNSPYAKLYNPENIYLSEHGGGAGNNWASGFSQGEKIHEDIFDIIDREADGSDSLEVSDPGMWVEGFVLCHSIAGGTGSGLGSYLLERLNDRYPKKLVQTYSVFPNQDEMSDVVVQPYNSLLTLKRLTQNADCVVVLDNTALNRIATDRLHIQNPSFSQINQLVSTIMSASTTTLRYPGYMNNDLIGLIASLIPTPRLHFLMTGYTPLTTDQSVASVRKTTVLDVMRRLLQPKNVMVSTGRDRQTNHCYIAILNIIQGEVDPTQVHKSLQRIRERKLANFIPWGPASIQVALSRKSPYLPSAHRVSGLMMANHTSISSLFERTCRQYDKLRKREAFLEQFRKEDMFKDNFDEMDTSREIVQQLIDEYHAATRPDYISWGTQEQ, from the exons ATGCCGAGAGAAATCATCACCCTACAGTTGGGCCAGTGCGGCAATCAGA TTGGGTTCGAGTTCTGGAAACAACTGTGCGCCGAGCATGGTATCAGCCCCGAGGGCATCGTGGAGGAGTTCGCCACCGAGGGCACTGACCGCAAGGACGTCTTTTTCTACCAG GCAGACGATGAGCACTACATCCCCCGGGCTGTGCTGCTGGACCTGGAGCCCCGGGTGATCCACTCCATCCTCAACTCCCCCTATGCCAAGCTCTACAATCCAGAGAACATCTACCTGTCAGAGCACGGAGGAGGAGCTGGCAACAACTGGGCCAGCGGCTTCTCCCAG GGAGAGAAGATCCATGAGGACATTTTTGACATCATAGACCGGGAGGCAGATGGTAGTGACAGTCTAGAGGTGAGTGACCCAGGAATGTGGGTAGAA GGCTTCGTGCTGTGTCACTCAATTGCTGGGGGGACAGGCTCTGGCCTGGGATCCTACCTCTTGGAACGGCTGAATGACAG GTACCCCAAGAAGCTGGTGCAGACGTATTCAGTGTTTCCCAACCAGGACGAGATGAGCGACGTGGTGGTCCAGCCCTACAACTCTCTCCTCACACTCAAGAGGCTGACCCAGAATGCAGACTGTGTG GTGGTGCTGGACAACACGGCCCTGAACCGGATCGCCACAGACCGCCTACACATCCAGAACCCGTCCTTCTCCCAGATCAACCAGCTG GTGTCCACCATCATGTCGGCCAGCACCACCACCCTGCGCTACCCCGGCTACATGAACAATGACCTCATCGGCCTCATCGCCTCGCTCATCCCCACCCCACGGCTCCACTTCCTCATGACCGGCTACACCCCCCTCACCACAGACCAGTCA GTGGCCAGCGTGAGGAAGACCACGGTCCTGGATGTGATGAGGCGGCTGCTGCAGCCCAAGAATGTGATGGTGTCCACAGGCCGGGACCGCCAGACCAACCACTGCTACATCGCCATCCTCAACATCATCCAGGGAGAGGTGGACCCCACCCAG GTCCACAAGAGCCTGCAGAGGATCCGGGAACGGAAGTTGGCCAACTTCATCCCCTGGGGCCCAGCCAGCATCCAGGTGGCCCTGTCGAGGAAGTCTCCCTACCTGCCCTCAGCCCACCGGGTCAGTGGGCTCATGATGGCCAACCACACTAGCATCTCCTCG CTCTTTGAGAGGACCTGTCGCCAGTATGACAAGTTGCGGAAGCGGGAGGCCTTCCTGGAGCAGTTCCGCAAGGAAGACATGTTCAAGGACAACTTTGACGAGATGGACACTTCCAGAGAGATTGTGCAGCAGCTCATCGATGAGTACCATGCAGCAACACGGCCGGACTACATCTCCTGGGGCACCCAGGAGCAGTGA